DNA from Kryptolebias marmoratus isolate JLee-2015 linkage group LG8, ASM164957v2, whole genome shotgun sequence:
GAGGCAAAGCCCGAGGTCAGAGAAGCCCCAAATCAGACCTGGACCATCAAACATCCTGTTGCATCGGGAACCAGACGAGCGATAAGGAGAGCAAACAGTTGAAGAAAACCCCGGAGGCCAGATCGGACTTCAGCAAGACGACGATGGAAGATGAGAAAAACCGTCTGAGAGAAACCGTCATCCGGCAGCTGCTGTGCCTGCAGGACTTACAGCTCCAAGTCACACATGTAGACAAACAGATTTCTGAGCTCGAGGAAAGACAGAAGGCCAAAAGAGCCGAGGAGGAAGCCTGCGAGAGACTGTTcaaggagcagctggagcagctgaagTTCTGGGAGAACGAGTTCAAAGCAGAGGAAGGTCACGAGAAAGACTTGCAGCGTCAGTTCCTCGAGCTGCGAGCCAAAGCTGAGGAGTACAAAGCTCAGCTGGAGGAGCACAGACACAAAATGGAGGGCTTTGATATCTCTGGCAGTCTGGTCCATCAGGAGGATCCAGAAACCAGAGACGTTGTTGGCGCGAACGCTGAAATCTCAGCGGGTTCGACCGAGCGCGAAAAACTGGGAAAATCTGATTCCGACTCGGAGGCGAATGTTAACAGGAAGTTCCTGCCCTGGGAAGACCCCGACCCACCTCCTCACGCTCTAGTTCCTCCCAATCAGATAAAGGAGCGGCGGCTCACAGGGCCCACAGAGATTAAGGAGTGGTGGAGCCGCTGGTCAGAAAGCCAAAGCGCTCAGACGCAAACCAAGAAAGTGATTCACCGCTCGGAACTGACCATTTATCTGGGCAGCAGCAAGGTttaggaaacaggaagttaggAACAGCTGGGGTTATTCTGTAGGAGGAACACTTTAAATACACAATCactgtaaaacaattttttttttttctacatttatctAAAACTCCACCTCCACAAATCCATCTTTGCTACTTTTCCTTGGAGCGGTTTTACACAGAACATGTCTGGTAGAACTAAGATCACATCTTTATATTATTTATCCTCTTTAATAGGAAAACAAAGAGACTGCTTTGCTTACAGCCTCTCCTCGACAAGATTCTGCTCGACTCggcaaaacaaattattttcctgaacggtttgtttttattataaaaagacTGAGACCTCTGGAGTTCAGTTTGTGGACTGGATTCATGTTTTCATATTCATATGTTTTTACTCAGGCTGTTGTTGCCAATAAAGCAGattctcttatttttatttttggtgtctCAGATTGACTTcctcagcttttttctttttctttgaaggaatgcatattgcccaccgcctttcatggcaggTTTAGACAAAGGTCTT
Protein-coding regions in this window:
- the rassf11 gene encoding ras association domain-containing protein 8, which translates into the protein MEVKVSVNGVVRTVCGVTEKTTCQEVVLALAQALGQPGRYTLREKFKDFERCMTPDERPLETLKKYGEQAREVQLVLQHNEPAVWDEMSRTKVGRYQACPPLRRKEPGARTRRGSGSLSLHRQSLPPLSCLKEEAEQKQEDPKRTKRKSLTLVEEAWEWLESLGKGKVYSTAGDKQSRKRTEKRNRASLDLTFSVEKNASDQSSRGKARGQRSPKSDLDHQTSCCIGNQTSDKESKQLKKTPEARSDFSKTTMEDEKNRLRETVIRQLLCLQDLQLQVTHVDKQISELEERQKAKRAEEEACERLFKEQLEQLKFWENEFKAEEGHEKDLQRQFLELRAKAEEYKAQLEEHRHKMEGFDISGSLVHQEDPETRDVVGANAEISAGSTEREKLGKSDSDSEANVNRKFLPWEDPDPPPHALVPPNQIKERRLTGPTEIKEWWSRWSESQSAQTQTKKVIHRSELTIYLGSSKV